TGCTCGGGTGCGGGCGCGGCGGCTATTGCGTGTCTGGACCTGCTTATCGATCTGGGCCTGAAGAAGTCGAACACCATCGTCGTCGACTCGAAGGGCGTGATCTACGAAGGGCGCGGCAATCTGGATGCGTCGAAGGAGCGGTATCAGGCGAGCACCGACGCGCGCACGCTCGGCGACGCCATGCACGGCTGCGACGTGTTCCTCGGCTGTTCGAGCGCGGGCGTGCTCAAGCCGGAAATGGTCGCGACCATGGCCGACAAGCCGCTGATTCTCGCGCTGGCGAATCCCGAGCCGGAAATCCGCCCGGAAGAGGCAAAGAAGGTGCGCCCGGACTGCATCATCGCGACGGGCCGTTCGGACTATCCGAACCAGGTGAACAACGTGCTGTGCTTCCCGTTCATCTTCCGTGGCGCGCTCGACGTCGGCGCGACGACGATCACGGAAGAGATGAAGCTCGCGTGCGTGCGCGCGATCGCGGAACTGGCCGAAGAAACCGATCAGGGCGATGAAGTCGCGAAGGCCTATGAAGGCCATTCGCTGGAATTCGGGCCGGAGTATCTGATCCCGAAGCCGTTCGATCCGCGTCTCATCATCAAGATTGCGCCGGCTGTCGCGCAGGCGGCGATGGACTCCGGCGTCGCGACGCGCCCGATCCAGGACATGGACGCGTATCGCGAGACGCTCGGCGCGACCGTCTACCGCACCGGCATGGTGATGCGCCCCGTGTTCGCGGCGGCGAAGGCCGCGCCCGCGCGCATCGCGTTTGCGGAAGGCGAGGACGAGCGCGTGCTGCGCGCCGCGCAGTTCGTGCTGCTGGAGAAGATCGCAAAGCCGATCATCATCGGCCGGCCGGCGGTCGTCGAAATGCGTCTGCAGAAGATGGGCTCGAAGCTGAAGCCGGGCGTCGATTTCGAGATCGTGAATCCGGAAGACGATCCGCGTTATCAGAAGAGCTGGCAGGCGTATCACGAAATCGCGGCGCGTCAGGGCGTCACGCCGGAAAGCGCGAAGGCGGCGCTGCGCAAGTTCAACACGCTGATCGGCGCGATTCTGGTTCACACCGGCGATGCGGACGGCATGATTTGCGGCCTCATCGACACGTATCAGGATCACCTGAAGTTCATCGATCAGGTGCTCGGGAAAGCAGAAGGCGCGGACAACTTCGCGGCGATGAATCTGCTGATGCTGCAAGGGCGCAATATCTTCATCAGCGATACGTACGTCAACGAATTGCCGACGCCCGAGCAACTCGCCGACATGACGATTCTCGCCGCGCGCGAAATCGAGCGATTCGGCATTCAGCCGAAGGTCGCGCTGGTGTCGAATTCGAACTTCGGCAGCGTGCCGAGCGCATCGAGCAAGCGCATGGCCGAGGCGCGCAAGCTGATCGCGGAGCGCGCGCCGAATCTCGAAGTCGATGGCGAAATGCACGGCGATGCGGCTTTGTCGGAAAGCGTGCGTAAGGCGGCGTTCCCCGGCACGACGCTTTCGGGCGAAGCGAATCTGCTCATCATGCCGAACGTGGAAGCGGCGAATATCACGTACAACTTGCTGAAGATGGTGAGCGGGGAGGGCGTGACGGTGGGGCCGTTCCTGCTCGGCGCTTCGAAGCCGGTTCATATTCTGACGCCGGCGGCGACCGTGCGGCGGATTATTAATATGACGGCGGTGGCGAGCGCGAATGCTAGTGTGATGAAGGCGAAATAACGCGGGTTTGGCGTAGAAGTAATGGGCGGCGATTCGGGAGACTGGATCGCCGTTTTTTTGATGGCATCTTATCTTGAACAGTCGAATCTCTCCCGTCTCTCCCGTGATTCAATTCGGATTACGAATCAAGGAATGGAGCAGTCGTTGGAGATCATCGTTGAAACGTTCCGTGCGCGGTGCGAGAACTCGGCTTCACCCGTGCGCGTGCGTCCGCTAGCTGGCCAAGGGTTCAGCAAAGAACTGCGCGTCGAGTGCAGCAAAAGCATGCGTGCGCAGTATCCGATCGGTACGCTGTTTCGCCTGAACGTGAGGTTGATTCATCGTTTAGGAACGCCGTTGCTGTATGCGCACCACGCAGCGCCGTTCGAACGAGTCGGCCTCGACGAAGCGTTCCGATTCATCGACACCATGTTCGGCAGCGCGAACTCATCGAAATAAAAAAGGCGATTCGCTTCCGCGAACCGCCTTCGAGCGTGAAGCGGCGAGAATCAAGCCACCTGCCGCTTTTCCCCACCTTCATTAGAACGCCACCGCGCCAGCAGCTTTTCCCACTTCACCTTCGCCGCCTTGACGTTGTTCTCCTTGATATGCCCATAACCGCGCATGGAGTCAGGCAGGCTCGCAAGCTCGACAGCAAGCGGCAACTTCCCCGCTGTTAGTCCGCCAATCAATTCACGCACCAGCGCCTCATACTCGCCGATCAACGCGCGCTCCATCTTCCGCTCTTCCGTGCGCCCGAACGGATCGAGCGCCGTTCCGCGCAGGAACTTCAAGCGAGCCAGCACGCGCATGGCGGGCATCATCCACGGGCCGAATTGCTTCTTCACGAGATGCCCATGCGCGTCCTTCTTCGACATCGAAGGCGGCGCGAGGTGGAACTTGATCTTCCAGTCGCCTTCGAAACTGCTCTTCACTTTTTCGATGAACGCCGGATCCGCATAGAGACGCGCGACTTCGTACTCGTCCTTGTACGCCATCAGCTTGTGCAGATTCTTCGCGACGGCCTCGGTCAGCAGATAGTCGCCGACGCCAAGCTCCGCTTCAGCGGCACGCACATCCGCGACAAGCCGTCCGTAGCGCGCCGCATACGCGGCGTTCTGATACTTCGCGAGATAGTCGAGGCGCTTGTCGATGAGCGCGTCCAGCCCCTTCGGCGTATGCAGCGCGATGATCTTGCCCGGCGTCGCATCCGAAGCCTGCTTGCCGCCAGCCAGCCGCGTCACCGCAGCAGGATCGTGCGCAGCGCGGCGGCCCCATTCGAACGCGGCGAGATTCTTCTCGACCTGCACGGCGTTCAGCTCGATGGCGCGCACGATCGACTCATGCCGCAGCGGCACCCAGCCCATCTGCCACGCATAGCCGAGCACGAACGGATTCGTGTAGATTGCGTCGCCCATCAGCGCGACGGCGAAGCGGTTAGCATCGACGAGCGCGACATGCTCGCCCGCGGCCGCGCGGATATCCGCTTCCGCGCTCGCGCCCGGAAAGCGCCAGTTCGGGTCCTTGATGAACGCGGCGGTCGGCGTCTGCGCGCTGTTCACGACCACGCGCGTGTGGCCCGGCTGCATGCGCGAGCCGCACTCGTCGCTGGCCGTGACAATTGCATCGCAGCCGATCACGAGATCCGCCTCGCCCATCGCGATGCGCGTCGCGTGAATGTCGGTCGGGCGGTTCGCGATCTGCACGTGGCTCATCACGGCGCCGCCTTTCTGCGCGAGGCCGGTGACGTCCAGCACGGTCACGCCCTTTTGCTCCAGATGCGCCGCCATTCCGAGCAGCGCGCCGATGGTCACGACGCCCGTTCCGCCGACGCCCGTCACCAGCACGCCGTATGGCCGGCCGATTTCGGGCAGCTCGGGCGTGGGGACGGGCGGCATCGCGTCGCCGGCCACACTCGTCGCCTTCGGCTTCTTCAACTGGCCGCCTTCCACCGTCACGAAGCTCGGGCAGAAGCCGTTCAGACACGAGTAGTCCTTGTTGCACGTCGATTGATTGATCTGGCGCTTCGTGCCGTACTCCGTGTCGAGCGGCTCGACGGACAGACAGTTCGACTTCACCGAGCAATCGCCGCAGCCTTCGCACACGGCCTCGTTGATGACGACGCGCTTCGCCGGATCGGGGAACGCGCCGCGTTTCCTGCGGCGGCGTTTTTCGGTCGCGCAGGTCTGGTCGTAGATCAGAATTGACGTGCCGGGGATCTCGCGCAACTGGCGTTGAATGTCGTCCAGTTCGTCGCGATGATGCACCTCGATGCCCGGCGCGAGGCCGACGTCCGGCGTGTATTTTTCCGGCTGATCCGTGACGATGACAATCTTGGCCGCGCCTTCCGCCGCGAGCTGTTGCGTGATCTGCGGCACGGTCAGCACGCCGTCGACCGGCTGGCCGCCCGTCATCGCAACGGCGTCGTTGTACAGAATCTTGTACGTGATGTTGACCTTCGATGCGATCGCCGCGCGAATGGCCAGCAGGCCGGAGTGGAAGTACGTGCCGTCGCCGAGATTGGCAAACACGTGTTTGTCGTTGGTGAACGGCGCTTGCCCGACCCACGCCACGCCTTCGCCGCCCATCTGGCTGAACGTGCTCGTGTTGCGGTCCATCCAGACCGTCATGTAGTGACAGCCGATGCCCGCCATCGCGCGCGAACCTTCCGGCACGTTCGTCGACGTGTTGTGCGGACAGCCCGAGCAGAACCACGGCTTGCGCTCCGCTTCGACGCGCGGCCGCGCGAGCGCCTTTTCCTTCGCCTCGATCACGGCGATGCGCGCCGCGATGCGGGCACGCACGTCGGCGGGCAGGTCGAACTTCGCGAGCCGCGCGGCAATGGCCTTCGCGATGATCGCGGGCGAAAGCTCGTAGTGCGCGGGCAGCAGCCAGTTGCCCATCGGCACGGACCATTCGCCGCCCGCGCCGTCTTTTTCGTCGAACTTGCCGAAGACGCGCGGACGCTGCGCATCGGGCCAGTTGTACAGCTCTTCTTTGATCGCGTATTCGAGAATCTGGCGCTTCTCTTCAACGACCAGAATCTCCTGCAGGCCGCGCGCGAATTCCTGCGCGCCTTGCGCTTCGAGCGGCCACACGCAGCCGACTTTATAGAGACGAATGCCGATCTGCGCGCAGGTTTCATCGTCGAGGCCGAGATCGGTCAGCGCCTGACGCACGTCGAGATACGCCTTGCCGCCCGTCATGATGCCGAAGCGCGCGTGCGGCGCATCGATCTCGATGCGGTCCAGCCTGTTCGCGCGCACGTAGGCGAGCGCGGCGTACCACTTGTAGTCGAGCAGACGCGCTTCCTGCACGAGCGGCGGATCCGGCCAGCGGATGTTCAGGCCGCCGTCGGGCATCGCGAAATCGGTCGGAATCACGATCTGCGTGCGATGTGGGTCGATATCCACCGACGCGGACGATTCCACCACGTCGGTCACGCATTTCATCGCGACCCAGAGGCCGGAGTAGCGGCTCATCGCCCAGCCGTGCAGACCGAAGTCGAGATATTCCTGCACGTTCGACGGAAACAGCACCGGCAGCCCGCACGCCTTGAAGATGTGCTCGGACTGGTGCGCGAGCGTCGATGACTTCGCCGCGTGGTCGTCGCCGGCGAGCACGAGCACGCCGCCGTGTTTCGACGAACCGGCCGAATTCCCATGCTTGAAGACATCGCCGGAACGGTCGACGCCGGGGCCTTTGCCGTACCACATCGAGAAGACGCCGTCGTACTTCGCGCTCGGGTACAGGTTGACTTGCTGTGATCCCCAGACGGCGGTCGCCGCAAGATCTTCGTTCACGCCCGGCTGGAACACGACCTGATGCGCGGCGAGATACTGCTTCGCCTTCCAGAGCGACTGGTCGAGACCACCGAGGGGAGAACCGCGATAGCCGGAAATGAATCCGGCGGTGTTGAGGCCGGCGGCTCTGTCGCGTTCTTGCTGGAGCATCGGCAGGCGAACCAGCGCCTGGATGCCGCTCATATACGCGCGGCCGCGTTCGAGGGTGTATTTGTCGTCGAGCGTGACGGATTTCAGCGCGGCTTCTAGCGAAGCTCTTTGTTCTGCGTCTAGCGGGGCGTTCATTCTGTGTGCTCCTCCACCCGGAGTTTGGGATCGCCAAAGCATGATTCGGGCCGTTGCGTCTTGTGAACGCGCAGGCCGGGACTTCAAGTTTGCCGATGCCACAGGTTTCCAGACAGTGGTAGAAACCCGTTAGAAAATACTCACTTAGGTGCGGTTTGCGTCAAAACGTTGAAGCGCGGCACGGCCCACCGAGACGTTTGTTACAGGGTGTAAATGTGACCGATTCGCGGAACCCTCGATCCTGGCTCTGTCTAATCGGGCGCTTGCGCAGTTTCGCGCACGGTTTCTTGCAAGCGCGGAAAAGCCGGCAGCCGTACACACGCAGTCAGAAGGAGAAAAAATAATGAAGCAACGCCACATCCAGAGTTTCCTGATGGTCTCGGCGGCCTTTTTCGCGATCAGCGCGCCGGTGGGCGGCGCGCGGGCGAACGGCACGCCGTTCGGGGCCAGTTCGGTTCCGCCCGTCGCGCAGGTGCGCACGCAGACGCCGCAGGCGCGCGCCGGCGAGCGCCGGGAATCGGAGCGCAGCAACGACGACAGCGCCGCCTGATTTCGCCGCTGAAAACAAAAGGGACATGAACGATGCGTTCATGTCCCTTTTTCTATGCGCTTCAGGTGCTCAGGCGCTCGTGTCTTTCAGCACGCCGCGCCGCATCTGATCCAGTTCGATGGATTCGAACAGCGCCTTGAAGTTGCCCTCGCCGAAGCCCTGATTGCCCTTGCGCTGGATGATCTCGAAGAAGATCGGACCGATCTGGTTCTCCGTGAAGATTTGCAGCAGGATTTCGTCGCGAATGCCGTCGATCAGAATCTTCCGCTTCTTCAGCTCGGCGACCGACTCGCCGTGATTCGGCACGCGCCGGTCGACCAGTTCGTAATACGTGTCGATAGTGTCGAGCAGCGCAATATTCGACCCGCGTAAGCCGTCGACGGTCTCATAGATGTTGTCGGTGCCAAGGGCGATGTGCTGGATTCCTTCGCCGCGATACGCGTCCAGATATTCCTGAATCTGACCGGCGTTTTCCGAGCCTTCTTCGTTGATCGGAATGCGGATCTTGCCGCACGGCGAAGTCATCGCCTTCGACTTTACCGCCGTCACCTTGCCCTCGATATCGAAATAGCGCACTTCGCGGAAATTGAAGAGGCGCTCGTAAAACTCCGCCCATTCGATCATGCGGCCGCGATGCACGTTGTGCGTCAGGTGGTCGATATACGTCAGCCCGTGGCCGACCGGATTCGGATTCGCGCCGGGAATGGGCTCGAAGTCCACGTCGTAGATGCTGATGTCGCCGATGCTGCCCGGCTCTGCGCCGTTCTTGCCGCGCCAGCGGTCCACGAAATAGATCAGCGAATCGCCGATGCCCTTGATCGCCGGGATATTCAGTTCCATCGGGCCGGTTTTGTTGTCGAAGCCCCACGCGCCGAGGTCGAGCGCGCGCTTGTACGCTTTCGCCGCATCCGCGACACGAAACGCGATCGCGCAAATCGACGGCCCGTGCAGCCGCGCGAAGCGTTGCGCGAATGAATCCGGCTCCGCGTTGACGATGAAATTGATCTCGCCCTGGCGATACAGCGTCACGTTCTTGTGCCGATGCCGCGCGATCGCCGTGAATCCCATCTGCTCGAACAGCTTACCGAGCGCGACCGGGTCCGGCGCGGTGTATTCGATGAACTCGAAGCCGTCGGTGCCGACGGGGTTCTCCCAAGTCGTAGTGCTCATGCATGTCTCCGGTTTCTGAT
This Caballeronia sp. LZ062 DNA region includes the following protein-coding sequences:
- a CDS encoding NADP-dependent malic enzyme, with amino-acid sequence MDEQLKQSALAYHQNPRPGKISVTPTKPLSNQLDLSLAYSPGVAAACMAIYDEPLDAQKYTSRANLVGVVTNGTAVLGLGNIGPLAAKPVMEGKGCLFKKFAGIDVFDIELNETDPDKLVDAIAMLEPTLGGINLEDIKAPECFYIEKKLRERMKIPVFHDDQHGTAIIASAAILNGLKVVGKTLDNVKLVCSGAGAAAIACLDLLIDLGLKKSNTIVVDSKGVIYEGRGNLDASKERYQASTDARTLGDAMHGCDVFLGCSSAGVLKPEMVATMADKPLILALANPEPEIRPEEAKKVRPDCIIATGRSDYPNQVNNVLCFPFIFRGALDVGATTITEEMKLACVRAIAELAEETDQGDEVAKAYEGHSLEFGPEYLIPKPFDPRLIIKIAPAVAQAAMDSGVATRPIQDMDAYRETLGATVYRTGMVMRPVFAAAKAAPARIAFAEGEDERVLRAAQFVLLEKIAKPIIIGRPAVVEMRLQKMGSKLKPGVDFEIVNPEDDPRYQKSWQAYHEIAARQGVTPESAKAALRKFNTLIGAILVHTGDADGMICGLIDTYQDHLKFIDQVLGKAEGADNFAAMNLLMLQGRNIFISDTYVNELPTPEQLADMTILAAREIERFGIQPKVALVSNSNFGSVPSASSKRMAEARKLIAERAPNLEVDGEMHGDAALSESVRKAAFPGTTLSGEANLLIMPNVEAANITYNLLKMVSGEGVTVGPFLLGASKPVHILTPAATVRRIINMTAVASANASVMKAK
- a CDS encoding indolepyruvate ferredoxin oxidoreductase family protein is translated as MNAPLDAEQRASLEAALKSVTLDDKYTLERGRAYMSGIQALVRLPMLQQERDRAAGLNTAGFISGYRGSPLGGLDQSLWKAKQYLAAHQVVFQPGVNEDLAATAVWGSQQVNLYPSAKYDGVFSMWYGKGPGVDRSGDVFKHGNSAGSSKHGGVLVLAGDDHAAKSSTLAHQSEHIFKACGLPVLFPSNVQEYLDFGLHGWAMSRYSGLWVAMKCVTDVVESSASVDIDPHRTQIVIPTDFAMPDGGLNIRWPDPPLVQEARLLDYKWYAALAYVRANRLDRIEIDAPHARFGIMTGGKAYLDVRQALTDLGLDDETCAQIGIRLYKVGCVWPLEAQGAQEFARGLQEILVVEEKRQILEYAIKEELYNWPDAQRPRVFGKFDEKDGAGGEWSVPMGNWLLPAHYELSPAIIAKAIAARLAKFDLPADVRARIAARIAVIEAKEKALARPRVEAERKPWFCSGCPHNTSTNVPEGSRAMAGIGCHYMTVWMDRNTSTFSQMGGEGVAWVGQAPFTNDKHVFANLGDGTYFHSGLLAIRAAIASKVNITYKILYNDAVAMTGGQPVDGVLTVPQITQQLAAEGAAKIVIVTDQPEKYTPDVGLAPGIEVHHRDELDDIQRQLREIPGTSILIYDQTCATEKRRRRKRGAFPDPAKRVVINEAVCEGCGDCSVKSNCLSVEPLDTEYGTKRQINQSTCNKDYSCLNGFCPSFVTVEGGQLKKPKATSVAGDAMPPVPTPELPEIGRPYGVLVTGVGGTGVVTIGALLGMAAHLEQKGVTVLDVTGLAQKGGAVMSHVQIANRPTDIHATRIAMGEADLVIGCDAIVTASDECGSRMQPGHTRVVVNSAQTPTAAFIKDPNWRFPGASAEADIRAAAGEHVALVDANRFAVALMGDAIYTNPFVLGYAWQMGWVPLRHESIVRAIELNAVQVEKNLAAFEWGRRAAHDPAAVTRLAGGKQASDATPGKIIALHTPKGLDALIDKRLDYLAKYQNAAYAARYGRLVADVRAAEAELGVGDYLLTEAVAKNLHKLMAYKDEYEVARLYADPAFIEKVKSSFEGDWKIKFHLAPPSMSKKDAHGHLVKKQFGPWMMPAMRVLARLKFLRGTALDPFGRTEERKMERALIGEYEALVRELIGGLTAGKLPLAVELASLPDSMRGYGHIKENNVKAAKVKWEKLLARWRSNEGGEKRQVA
- the hppD gene encoding 4-hydroxyphenylpyruvate dioxygenase, with protein sequence MSTTTWENPVGTDGFEFIEYTAPDPVALGKLFEQMGFTAIARHRHKNVTLYRQGEINFIVNAEPDSFAQRFARLHGPSICAIAFRVADAAKAYKRALDLGAWGFDNKTGPMELNIPAIKGIGDSLIYFVDRWRGKNGAEPGSIGDISIYDVDFEPIPGANPNPVGHGLTYIDHLTHNVHRGRMIEWAEFYERLFNFREVRYFDIEGKVTAVKSKAMTSPCGKIRIPINEEGSENAGQIQEYLDAYRGEGIQHIALGTDNIYETVDGLRGSNIALLDTIDTYYELVDRRVPNHGESVAELKKRKILIDGIRDEILLQIFTENQIGPIFFEIIQRKGNQGFGEGNFKALFESIELDQMRRGVLKDTSA